The genomic stretch TGGACTGCTCCTGCAAGCAGATAGATGCTGCAGAAACAGTCCGTGCTTCAAAGAATTGACGCGCTATCGCCAGCTGTTAAACAGATCGGTTAAGCGTTTAGTATTAGTTTAGCAATATACACTAGATCTCGAATATCAATGATGCCATCTTTTACATAATCAAGACGAGAATACTGATTCCAATCCGCATCGCTTTGTTTTTTACCGTACGCTTTCGCTACCGTCGCCAAATCTCCAACAGACATATTGCCGGCTTCCGGCTGTTTAATTAATGATTTGAAAGTCTGTAACGCTCCATTTAATTGTTCGAATGCGCTCAGCAATTCTGCGTCTGTTGCATCTGTTTTTACATGCACAGCCTTCGCATTGTTAATCGCCGTTTGGAGTGTTAGCTTCGAGCCAACTGGATATTGACTAACGCGTGATCCTTCGGTTGCCGTATCGTGGAACGCTTGCGCCTCTCCAATCAGTGCTGACAACGCTCCGCGATCCACAGCTTGAATGCTAATTGAATAGTTTGCCTCTCTAAGCGAATATTCTTCCGTATCGGTAGCAACAGTCGTTTGGACAACAAATTTTGCCGTTTTTGCGTGCAGAGTCGGGCTCGCCTTGAATTTGAGTTCCACGAGCTCGCCGTTTTTATCCTCGTCTTGCAAATTGACCGCAATAAAACGCAGCTCACCGTTATCATCTACAGATTCCAGCACTTTATAATTTGCATTTAAAGGAGGGTCAACGATACCGATAAATTGAACGGCATCCGCATCATATGCAACGGTCACGTCATGCGCCAGCACATTTTGGCTGACACCCTCCAAGCCGTATTTCAGTATGAATGTTTCACCAGCCTGGATTTTATCTGGTCCGTTTACCACAGAAGATCCATTGCTAAAGCTTTCAGGATACCAGCGCAATGTAGCTGTTGAGCCCGCCGGTAAGGTTTGTACAAAGGCTTTGCCCATAAAGCTAACTTTCACAGTACGAGCGCCGCTGCCGCCTGTATTGCCATTTCTCACGATCATAACCATTTCACCATCAGGATTCTGAAAAGTTACGTTAGATACATTGCTCTGTGTGCCTGAAGAAGACACTCGGACAGCACCTTCACGTTTTCCAGCACCTTGATCCAAATATTTGGAGAACTGTCCCCAGGTGTAGAAATTACTATTGTAAGATACGACACCAGTATTATGGTTTGTAGTAATCAAGCGATTCGGCCATCTAGGATTTACTTTAGTCCAATCGAGGTTGTTATTTCTCTCTTCCGTCCAATGCAGCGTACCACCGTTCTGGTCAGTAATGGCGACCCACCCCGTGTAGCTGTTCATATACTCTTTGAAATAATCAATAATTGTATTAGAGCCAAATATATTGGTCTCCGTCAAATGAATACTCTTTCCTGCAAACTCCAGCGCAGCATCCTTCATCACACTGGAACTGCCCCAATAGGGATGGAAAGCAATACCATCCATCGCATTCAAAACATCATTCCCTTTTATACTTCCGTCATTCGAATCTTTAAAAACTCTATAATAATTTTTGGTTTGTGTGCTTCCTGGATCTCTCCAATCATAGAAATTAAAATCGTGTGCCCACAGCTCAGTGTCAAGTCCGGCTAATGCAAATTCCTTCTTAATTTCTAGCGCTAATTTCTGCTGTTGTTCAATACTGATGTCCATTGCTGGATATACCACATCCATACCCGGCTCATTCAATAATGTAATGGAAAATATATCAATCCCTTGCTCTGCATAGGCCTGAATAAACTTTACATAATATTTAGCAAAAACATTGATGCATTCATCACGAAGCTTTGATGCTTGATAAGTCCCGCCACCTGGACTCGGAAGCACATAGCCTGTAAAGGTATTGGAGGTGGTCATCCATGCTGGCGCACTCCATGCTGAAGCAAAAAACTGTGCTTTTGGATTATACTTTTGAATTAATTTGATGACTTCAATAATATGGGCATCCATATCTTTTTGAATAGAGAAATACTCGAGATCGAAATCCTCCGTCACACCTTCCGGAAGCTCATTATGCGACCAAAAAGGCAGATGCTCTATTGCATCAGAGCTACCAATCGTAATTCGGAATAGCTCGATACCCGCTCCCTCTACAGGGTCAACAATCTTTTTAATTGCATCTTCACGCGCGCTCTCACTAAGTTTCCATAGGTTTGAAATACCGGTTTCCTCAATTGAGATGCCGAGACCCTGATATTCCTGATAACGAATCGTAGGATCTACCGTAATGGAAACGCTTGCAGTTTGTCCCGTATCTTCTCCTAATACGACAGTATTCAAATCTGCCCATTGATTGTTAGTACCTGATGAGTACGTTCCGTACACTGGCGTTTCCTTTTCTGCTCCATAAACCTGTGTTCCAGTAGTGATAGGAAAACTGCCAAGTAAAAGTGCTACAGATGTCATTACCGATAAAATAACCTTCCGTCTAATTTTCTTCAATGCTACTCCTCCTCGATCTCGAAATTATTTTTTTTGCCCAAAAAAGAATACGCCCTTAAATCCCGGATGGTTAAGTAAATCAACGGATATGATTTCCCCCCTTTCAATATAATTCTATTAAAATAACGGCTATAAATTTAGGATGGATAATTTAGATCACCCTATTCATTTTTGAGGAAATCACTATTCGATATGAAAAAATGAAACTCTATTTCCGATTATACGTATTTGGAAAGGTAAGTTATTTTGTATTAAGCATATCAGGAGGAGAACAGACAGATGAAAAAAGGATTCATGGTCATGCTGGCATTAGCACTATTTTTCACATTAGGATTTGGTCAATATGCCGATGCAAAACCACGGGGAAGCATCAAATCACCAAAGCAAAGCGTCACGCAAAACACGAAAAAAACAGATAATGTAAGTCAAAGCAGTTCAACTGCAAAAACAAGCACAACGGCTAGTACAACAAAGCCTGGATTTTTTAGCGGCGGCGGGCTAATGAAGGGCATGATGATTGGCGGCTTGGCAGGCTTAATGTTCGGCAGTATGTTCGCTGGGATGGGTGCTTTCGGCAATATATTGGGCTTTATGGTTAACTTACTTGCCATATTTGCATTGATTATGCTTATCCGCGTAGCGTTCGTTTACCTTCGCAGCAAGCGTAACCAGTCTGATCAACGGAGACCCTACTAGCCGTGCGTATATATACAGATGAAATAATAAACGCAATCTGCCTTAACATGGCCGAGCGTCGCGGAGTAATGCCTACGGACGTGGAAGTGCAGCTCTCATGGGAAGAAGAATACGGGTATACAGCCGAAGTTTGGGTGAAAGGCCGCAGTCAGTTCATTATCGAGGCGAATATCCTTGAAGCTATCGAGCAGTATATTTTCAAACAATACAATCTTCGTGTGTTTCGTTCCAATATCACGCTAGATGCGGATGAGGAATTTTGGGCGGACATCACTGAATAAAAAGATAAAAAGCATCCGCAAGGCTTACTTTATCATTTCGATAAAGCAGCTAAGGATGCTTTTTTTTCAAGCTCTGCCACAGGAAAACGAAGGGTGACCTTAGTCCCTCTCCCCTTTTCGCTCTCAAATCTAATTTCTCCATTCAATGCTTCGACGATACGAATCGTTACCAAAATACCCAGGCCTGTTCCCGTATCCTTAGTCGTAAAGAAGGCTGTTCCGAGGTTATCCAAATTCTCCTTCGACATTCCTTTCCCATTATCCATAATTTCAATAGTAATAACGTCATGATGAGAATAAGCGTTAATCAACACTTCACCAGTATTCGGAATGGCTTCGACGCCATTTTTGATGAGATTCAACAGCACCTGAGAAAGCTTAGGCTTATCTGCAAGCAAATAGAGGTCCCTTTGATTACAGTTTAGTTTAATTTCCACGTTCTGGATTAAACTATAGGAATTCATAATTTCCATTATACTTCCTAGAAATCCGGAAACCTCTATCAACTCAAGATGATCGGTCTGCGGCTTTGCTAAATTCAAATAATCGGTAATGATATATTCCGCTCTTTCCAATTCCGATAAAGCAATGGTCAAATACTTTTTTTTCTTATCATCTGCAGATTCTAAGAGCAGCTGTAAAAACCCCTTGACGACTGTCAATGGATTACGAACTTCATGTGCGACTGATGCTGCGATTTGACTAACGATCTTCAATTTCTCACTACGCTCCAGCTCCATCATTAGATAGTCTGTTTCAAAAATATGCTCTTTGAGCAATGTAGAAATGGTCATTCCAATTAACGAAGCAACAGCAAGCGCAATAAGGACAGCTATATTTTCATTATGATACAAAAGTGAATAATTATTTGCTTCTATGTATACTATCAAACTAATGTATATTAAAATAACAGAATTAGCACTTAATAATAAACAGGTAACCTTTCGCTTAATTGCAATATAACTTGGAAAGGCTTTCACAAAAAAGAAGCAGGGGCCCACGCCAAGCAGAAAAGCGATCACCGAATAGACAACAGAATCACCGCCTAAATAAATCGTGTAAAATACTACAATGCTCATTGATATTATTCCAGGCAAATACTTGCCTGAGCTATACATAATTGCGATGATAATTGGAATGCTTCCAAGATCACTTAGAAAGCTGCCAACCACATGAAAAGGTACGGTCATACAAATAACAGCTGAAGTACCAAACAAACATCCATATAAGATCTGATAGCGCATGCTATCCGAATTTTTTTTGCGTGAAAAAAAGAACTGTTGAATAAAAATCGGAAACAATATGATAATAAGATGGATGAGTAGTTGGTTTATCATAGCTCCAGGTTGATTCAACTCCCTTTTACAAAATTTGTAATGTTTTCGAGAAAACTTCGGCACAATTGTATAGTAACATATATTTTAGAAACATTTAACTACTATTTCGGGAAATATCCAGTCGATACTATGAGTTTTTATTGATATTTTAATCCAGCTAACTACATGATTTCTCAATAAGGAAAAACCCTAGTTCTTGCAATAGTGCAAGAACTAGGGTTTTCAGCTTGTTCCTTGAAACACAACGTCATCCTCATAAACAATCCAAGAAAATGATACGAATAGCGCAGTCTTCCTATGGTACACAAGAGAGCCTAGTTAAACGACTCTCTTTGTCGACAATGGAATCGTGAACGATACCGTTGTACCTTCCCCCGGCTTGCTTTGAAAATGTAATCCTTGCCCATACAATTGGTTCAATCGACTGTGGGTGTTAAGTAGTCCAATTCCACGGTCCTTCTTATCTTCGGGACTTAACAGCTTGCTAATCTGCTCTTCATCCATGCCAATTCCCGTATCAGCGACAACAAAATGGATGGCATCTGCTTGCTTCTGAATACGAATACGGAGCGTTCCACCCTCTGCCTTGCTTAAAATACCGTGACGGACCGCATTTTCTACTAGCGGCTGAATCGTAAGCGGAGGCATCTGGATTTCAATATTCGGGCCCAATTCCCATTCAATTTGCAATCTCTCTTCAAAACGCTGCTGCTCGATAAATAAGTAGTTTTCCACAAGCTGGAGCTCCCGCGACAATGATACCAGCTTGCCTGCAGTTAAAAAGTCAAAGCTGATACGCAGATACGTAGTGAATGCGCCAGCAAGCTCCCTCATCTTGTCCGTGTCAATGTCACCGAGTGCTAGAATCGAATTCAACGTATTAAAAAGAAAATGCGGATGGATCTGAGCTTGCAGATAGGCTGCCTCCATGCGCAAGCGATCATTGATCGCTTGCTTCATGGAAGAGAGCGACCAGACGCGATACTTTAATTCCAATGCATCAACAGGTTTAGTAACATAATCGTTCGCTCCGGCTAGAAAGCCTGCATAGATATCTTCTGGTTCACCACGAGCTGTCAGTAAAATAATGGGCAGCTCATACAGAGTAAAGCGTTCACGAATTAACCTTGTTAATTCGTACCCCGATAAACCAGGCATCATCACATCAGAAATAACAAGATCCCACTGCTCAGCTTGCAGTTTCTCCAACGCTTCCCGTCCGGAATAGGCTGCCTCGATATGATAAGTCTCATTTGATAAAATATGAGTTAATACCTTTAAATTAACCGGATCATCATCGACTGCCAGTACACGAAATCGATCGACGCTAGTTGAGATCGTCGAGATATGCTGAACTTCCTTCATTTGATAGCCAGCTGCCACCATAGCAATCGTGTCTATTGTCATTTGTGCGCTGGCAGACGCGAGTGGGTCCATCTGCTGCTCTGTATGATCAACCGAAAGCTGTGACTGCGTATTAACCTCCAACACAGACAATTTGAAGCTGAACACGCTGCCTACGCCTGGCTGAGATTGCAGCTTCAACTCATCTCCATGCAATTCAACCAGATCCTTGCAAATACTTAGTCCCAGGCCGATGCCTCCGCCGCCAAATGCCCCTTGCTCATATGGCTTAAATACACGCTTTTGCAAAACATCATCCATACCTACTCCCGTATCCTTAACATACAGCCATACATGTCCTTTATCTTGCTTCGCTGCCAGTTCAACGCTTCCTTCTTCTGTATACTTAAGCGCATTATGTACCAAATTAATTAAAATTTGCACTAAGCGCTCTTCATCTGCATAGACTTGCGGCAAATTATCCTCGATGCTCATGCGAAGCTCGACCTTGGTACCCTCAGTCAAAAATCTCAGCATATCCAAAACACCGATAGCCAAAGATTGCAGCTTCACCGCCTTCATATTCACCGTAATACGCTTATCCTGTAATCTCACGACATCCAGCAGGTCATTCAGCATAAGCGACATCCGGCGACTGACCATAATAAGCAGCTCCATGTCGCGTTGACTTTCCCCATCGAGAACATGCTTTTGCTTGTTTAATACGCTTTGAGCAATGTTCATAATACCGTGCAGCGGCGTTCGTAGTTCATGCGATGTATTGGCCAGGAAACGATCCTTTAATCGGTTAGCCTCAGCAAGCTGAGCGTTGAGCTGCTCATTTTGATGTGAATTATAATAATATCTTCTAAACCAATGCGCACTGAAACTCGTAATTGCAGCAATCAGCTCTATGGGATAAAACATGAATTGCGAGGTTCCAGCGTAATACACATACGCCCACAAAATATTACTAATGATACATATCACAGAGAATAATAGGAAAAAAGCACCATCGACCCTATTGAATACCATTTTCATAAAATAAAACGCTGTCCAGAACAAGGGAACGTAATAAAAGATCATGAAGAAACCATTCTCAATGGAATAGAGGATCATCTTTGCTGGACCTATGGCGACAAATAGAGAATAAGCGATGAGCGAGCACAAATAACTATAAAAGGCAACGCCTTTACGTTGAGTACCAATAAGCACCCTACCCATTAGCAAAAGAAAAAAGGAAAACCATATGTATGAATAGGCCTTCAGCTTCAACGTCCATATGAAATCGGCATTAATCAACCGGAATAAAAGCCCATTATGTTCAACAGCAATCGTCACTGCTGATACGACCATTAGCAGGAAAAAAATAATTAACTCTGTTTTTCTTACATTCATCAAATAAATAATAAATAAATATAATGCATGCAGCAGAAGAAAACCACATACGACAAGCTGCAAACCGATAGAATTCCAGTATATCTTATCTACTTCATCCTGAGGGCCAGCCAGTGTGGATCGAATGATGCCGCCTTTCATTGGAGTTTCATAGTTTGAAGCTCGAACAAAAAGTTTCAGCTCGTTTTGATCCATCTCTATATAACTAATCAGGAATGATTTATTCCCAGAAACATGCCCTTCTCTCCCCTCAGATAACTCACCGAATTGGGAAAGAATCGTGCCGTTAACCTCTACCTCAGAAGCGCTATAAATCGATTGAAACCAAAAACTAAGCGGCGTCGACAATGGCCGATCCAGCAAAATTCGCAAATAATAGGTTCCGTAACCGTATGCCTCTTTGTCTCCAGTAGCAAATGCAGCTTTCCAGTTTCCTGGCACCTGCAGCATTTGTCCACCAGATGCATCGTCGATATTAGAAGCACTCAACCATTGTCCGGGGTAAAACAGCCACTCCCCATCCAGCCGAAAAGCGCTTAGTTGTT from Paenibacillus sp. FSL H8-0548 encodes the following:
- a CDS encoding cohesin domain-containing protein, whose translation is MKKIRRKVILSVMTSVALLLGSFPITTGTQVYGAEKETPVYGTYSSGTNNQWADLNTVVLGEDTGQTASVSITVDPTIRYQEYQGLGISIEETGISNLWKLSESAREDAIKKIVDPVEGAGIELFRITIGSSDAIEHLPFWSHNELPEGVTEDFDLEYFSIQKDMDAHIIEVIKLIQKYNPKAQFFASAWSAPAWMTTSNTFTGYVLPSPGGGTYQASKLRDECINVFAKYYVKFIQAYAEQGIDIFSITLLNEPGMDVVYPAMDISIEQQQKLALEIKKEFALAGLDTELWAHDFNFYDWRDPGSTQTKNYYRVFKDSNDGSIKGNDVLNAMDGIAFHPYWGSSSVMKDAALEFAGKSIHLTETNIFGSNTIIDYFKEYMNSYTGWVAITDQNGGTLHWTEERNNNLDWTKVNPRWPNRLITTNHNTGVVSYNSNFYTWGQFSKYLDQGAGKREGAVRVSSSGTQSNVSNVTFQNPDGEMVMIVRNGNTGGSGARTVKVSFMGKAFVQTLPAGSTATLRWYPESFSNGSSVVNGPDKIQAGETFILKYGLEGVSQNVLAHDVTVAYDADAVQFIGIVDPPLNANYKVLESVDDNGELRFIAVNLQDEDKNGELVELKFKASPTLHAKTAKFVVQTTVATDTEEYSLREANYSISIQAVDRGALSALIGEAQAFHDTATEGSRVSQYPVGSKLTLQTAINNAKAVHVKTDATDAELLSAFEQLNGALQTFKSLIKQPEAGNMSVGDLATVAKAYGKKQSDADWNQYSRLDYVKDGIIDIRDLVYIAKLILNA
- a CDS encoding YxcD family protein, translated to MRIYTDEIINAICLNMAERRGVMPTDVEVQLSWEEEYGYTAEVWVKGRSQFIIEANILEAIEQYIFKQYNLRVFRSNITLDADEEFWADITE
- a CDS encoding ATP-binding protein, translating into MINQLLIHLIIILFPIFIQQFFFSRKKNSDSMRYQILYGCLFGTSAVICMTVPFHVVGSFLSDLGSIPIIIAIMYSSGKYLPGIISMSIVVFYTIYLGGDSVVYSVIAFLLGVGPCFFFVKAFPSYIAIKRKVTCLLLSANSVILIYISLIVYIEANNYSLLYHNENIAVLIALAVASLIGMTISTLLKEHIFETDYLMMELERSEKLKIVSQIAASVAHEVRNPLTVVKGFLQLLLESADDKKKKYLTIALSELERAEYIITDYLNLAKPQTDHLELIEVSGFLGSIMEIMNSYSLIQNVEIKLNCNQRDLYLLADKPKLSQVLLNLIKNGVEAIPNTGEVLINAYSHHDVITIEIMDNGKGMSKENLDNLGTAFFTTKDTGTGLGILVTIRIVEALNGEIRFESEKGRGTKVTLRFPVAELEKKASLAALSK
- a CDS encoding ATP-binding protein produces the protein MTISKNKFKLMHVIYLIVLVLLLVVIRWNWHNQFSFTNSPTVQQGVLDLRGLEVEQLSAFRLDGEWLFYPGQWLSASNIDDASGGQMLQVPGNWKAAFATGDKEAYGYGTYYLRILLDRPLSTPLSFWFQSIYSASEVEVNGTILSQFGELSEGREGHVSGNKSFLISYIEMDQNELKLFVRASNYETPMKGGIIRSTLAGPQDEVDKIYWNSIGLQLVVCGFLLLHALYLFIIYLMNVRKTELIIFFLLMVVSAVTIAVEHNGLLFRLINADFIWTLKLKAYSYIWFSFFLLLMGRVLIGTQRKGVAFYSYLCSLIAYSLFVAIGPAKMILYSIENGFFMIFYYVPLFWTAFYFMKMVFNRVDGAFFLLFSVICIISNILWAYVYYAGTSQFMFYPIELIAAITSFSAHWFRRYYYNSHQNEQLNAQLAEANRLKDRFLANTSHELRTPLHGIMNIAQSVLNKQKHVLDGESQRDMELLIMVSRRMSLMLNDLLDVVRLQDKRITVNMKAVKLQSLAIGVLDMLRFLTEGTKVELRMSIEDNLPQVYADEERLVQILINLVHNALKYTEEGSVELAAKQDKGHVWLYVKDTGVGMDDVLQKRVFKPYEQGAFGGGGIGLGLSICKDLVELHGDELKLQSQPGVGSVFSFKLSVLEVNTQSQLSVDHTEQQMDPLASASAQMTIDTIAMVAAGYQMKEVQHISTISTSVDRFRVLAVDDDPVNLKVLTHILSNETYHIEAAYSGREALEKLQAEQWDLVISDVMMPGLSGYELTRLIRERFTLYELPIILLTARGEPEDIYAGFLAGANDYVTKPVDALELKYRVWSLSSMKQAINDRLRMEAAYLQAQIHPHFLFNTLNSILALGDIDTDKMRELAGAFTTYLRISFDFLTAGKLVSLSRELQLVENYLFIEQQRFEERLQIEWELGPNIEIQMPPLTIQPLVENAVRHGILSKAEGGTLRIRIQKQADAIHFVVADTGIGMDEEQISKLLSPEDKKDRGIGLLNTHSRLNQLYGQGLHFQSKPGEGTTVSFTIPLSTKRVV